In Citrus sinensis cultivar Valencia sweet orange chromosome 2, DVS_A1.0, whole genome shotgun sequence, a single genomic region encodes these proteins:
- the LOC102622108 gene encoding aspartic proteinase gives MGTKIRAVPLSLFLSSLLFSLVASVSNDGLVRIGLKKMKLDPNNRLAARLESEHGEALRASVKKYGFPNNLRDSEDTDIVALKNYMDAQYYGEIGIGTPPQKFTVIFDTGSSNLWVPSTNCYFSVACYFHSKYKSSQSSTYKKNGESASIQYGTGAIAGFFSYDSVKVGDLVVKDQEFIEATREPGVTFMVAKFDGILGLGFQEISVGNAVPVWYNMVKQGLIQDPVFSFWLNRNQQEDEGGEIVFGGVDPNHYKGKHTYVPVTQKGYWQFNMGDVLIGGKPTGYCAGGCSAIADSGTSLLAGPTTVITMINHAIGASGVVSQQCKAVVEQYGQTILDLLLFEAHPKKICSQMGLCTFDGKRGVSMGIESVVDESNDKSSGVLNNAMCSACEMAVVWMQNQLQQNQTQENILQYVNELCDRMPSPMGESAVDCGKLSSMPIVSFTIGGKVFDLSPEEYILKVGEGPEAQCISGFTAMDVPPPRGPLWILGDVFMGRYHTVFDFGELRVGFAEAA, from the exons ATGGGAACCAAAATCAGAGCAGTACCGTTGTCTTTGTTCCTCTCAAGCCTTTTGTTTTCTCTGGTGGCTTCTGTGTCCAATGATGGATTGGTTAGAATAGGGCtgaaaaagatgaaattgGATCCCAACAACCGGCTTGCTGCCCGGCTGGAGTCCGAGCATGGCGAGGCATTGAGAGCTTCTGTTAAGAAATACGGATTTCCTAATAATCTCCGAGACTCTGAGGATACTGATATTGTTGCATTGAAAAACTATATGGATGCTCAGTACTACGGTGAGATTGGTATTGGTACTCCTCCACAGAAGTTCACTGTAATCTTTGACACAGGTAGCTCTAATTTGTGGGTGCCTTCAACTAACTGTTATTTCTCG GTTGCTTGTTACTTTCATTCCAAGTACAAGTCAAGCCAATCCAGTACATACAAGAAGAATG GTGAATCTGCTTCTATTCAGTATGGTACTGGAGCTATTGCTGGTTTCTTTAGTTATGACAGTGTCAAAGTTGGTGACCTGGTTGTCAAAGATCAG gAATTTATTGAGGCAACCAGGGAGCCTGGTGTCACATTTATGGTGGCCAAGTTTGATGGCATATTAGGACTTGGGTTTCAAGAGATTTCAGTTGGAAATGCTGTCCCAGTTTG GTACAACATGGTCAAACAAGGCCTAATTCAGGATCcagttttttcattttggctTAACCGCAATCAACAGGAAGATGAAGGTGGTGAAATTGTCTTCGGTGGTGTTGATCCAAATCATTACAAAGGCAAGCACACTTATGTTCCTGTGACGCAGAAAGGCTACTGGCAG TTTAACATGGGTGATGTTCTTATTGGCGGTAAACCCACTG GATATTGTGCTGGAGGTTGTTCAGCAATTGCAGATTCTGGTACTTCTTTGTTGGCAGGTCCAACG aCTGTGATTACCATGATAAATCATGCTATTGGAGCCTCTGGAGTTGTTAGCCAACAATGCAAGGCAGTTGTTGAGCAATACGGACAAACAATTTTGGATCTTCTTCTGTTTGAG GCACATCCTAAGAAAATTTGCTCCCAAATGGGATTGTGCACCTTTGATGGAAAACGTGGTGTTAG TATGGGCATCGAGAGTGTGGTGGATGAGAGCAACGACAAGTCTTCCGGTGTTCTTAATAATGCTATGTGCTCTGCTTGTGAGATGGCAGTTGTATGGATGCAAAACCAGCTTCAGCAGAATCAAACACAAGAAAACATTTTGCAATATGTCAATGAG CTTTGTGACCGAATGCCAAGCCCAATGGGAGAATCAGCAGTTGATTGTGGAAAGCTCTCTTCCATGCCTATTGTTTCGTTCACTATTGGTGGCAAAGTGTTTGACCTCTCTCCAGAGGAG TACATTCTGAAGGTGGGCGAAGGTCCTGAGGCTCAGTGCATTAGTGGATTTACTGCTATGGATGTTCCCCCTCCCCGTGGTCCTCTCTG GATCTTGGGAGACGTCTTCATGGGTCGCTACCATACAGTCTTTGATTTCGGTGAGCTCAGAGTCGGATTTGCTGAGGCTGCATAA
- the LOC102612822 gene encoding mitogen-activated protein kinase kinase kinase 18-like: MDWTRGQTIGRGSTATVSIGMSNRSSEVFAVKSAELSNSEFLQREQRILSALACPQIVAYKGCDISEENGKILYNLFLEYAPGGTLTDAIRSGTCLEEGRIRSHTRAVLLGLQYLHSNGIVHCDIKGQNILVSKDNEQGAKIADFGCARRARVNEDDEGKPICGTPICMAPEVARGEEQGFPADVWALGCTVLEMATGRPPWPDVADPISALHRIGFSSDTPEIPGYMSKQAQDFLSKCLIRNPGERWSASELLEHGFVKEQNFKLSTLTEPETYNSESPTSVLNQQLWDSTLTSCSSASAKERIRQLIGEGSSEMVNWAWDETWVTVRSKEPGGIGSQLDCNLSSAAANVVPIGGGASRISAAEECDMDIHIIIPDPDDQFFSTSEANTCNTSSISNISRRDKSLLMACKCTNRILCRNLFSRNQKFCFIILINSACLEPNRHHSSQSSLLGLSTPWPSPRASSVFSPNTCMIWVQIQYFLVIFTTWHEELELGLG, from the coding sequence ATGGACTGGACAAGGGGCCAAACCATTGGCCGCGGCTCAACCGCCACCGTCTCAATTGGCATGTCTAACAGATCCAGCGAGGTCTTTGCAGTGAAGTCTGCTGAGCTCTCCAATTCGGAATTCCTCCAACGGGAACAAAGAATTTTGTCTGCGTTGGCGTGCCCTCAAATTGTAGCATACAAGGGGTGTGACATTTCAGAGGAAAATGGTAAGATCCTGTACAATCTCTTCTTGGAGTACGCACCCGGTGGCACGCTTACCGATGCAATTCGCAGCGGCACATGCCTGGAAGAGGGCAGAATCCGTTCGCACACGCGGGCAGTATTACTCGGCCTGCAGTATCTTCACTCCAATGGAATAGTGCATTGTGACATTAAGGGTCAAAATATACTGGTCTCTAAGGATAATGAACAAGGGGCAAAAATTGCTGACTTTGGATGTGCTAGGCGTGCCCGCGTCAACGAGGATGATGAGGGGAAACCAATTTGTGGAACACCTATCTGCATGGCACCTGAGGTGGCGCGTGGCGAAGAACAGGGCTTCCCTGCTGATGTGTGGGCTCTTGGATGCACCGTTCTCGAGATGGCAACGGGGCGGCCCCCTTGGCCCGATGTAGCCGACCCGATATCCGCACTCCACAGAATTGGATTCTCCAGTGATACCCCAGAAATTCCAGGGTACATGTCTAAGCAAGCTCAGGATTTTCTGAGTAAGTGTTTGATAAGAAACCCGGGGGAGAGATGGTCAGCAAGTGAACTTCTTGAACACGGCTTTgtcaaagaacaaaattttaaactctCGACACTGACAGAGCCTGAAACTTATAATTCGGAGAGTCCAACAAGTGTATTGAATCAACAACTTTGGGACTCGACACTGACAAGTTGTTCATCGGCTTCTGCTAAGGAAAGAATCCGGCAATTGATCGGTGAAGGCAGCTCAGAAATGGTCAACTGGGCATGGGATGAAACTTGGGTCACAGTGAGAAGCAAAGAGCCAGGAGGAATAGGGTCCCAGCTGGACTGTAACCTGTCATCAGCTGCTGCAAATGTAGTTCCCATTGGTGGTGGGGCAAGCAGAATTTCGGCTGCTGAAGAATGTGACATGGatattcatattattattcctGATCCCGATGATCAGTTCTTTAGCACTAGTGAGGCAAATACGTGTAACACTAGCAGTATTAGCAACATCAGCAGACGTGATAAAAGTTTACTGATGGCATGTAAATGTACAAATCGTATACTATGTAGAAACCTTTTTTCAAGGAATCAAAAGTTTtgctttataatattaattaactcTGCATGCCTAGAGCCAAATCGTCATCATTCATCACAATCAAGTCTTCTTGGTTTGTCCACCCCTTGGCCATCTCCAAGAGCCAGCTCTGTTTTTAGCCCAAACACGTGTATGATCTGGGTCCAGATTCAATATTTCCTAGTCATCTTCACAACTTGGCATGAAGAATTGGAGCTGGGGCTcggttaa
- the LOC102623106 gene encoding uncharacterized protein LOC102623106 isoform X2: protein MQQLLFTVMFSEMALIMVLLFKTPLRKLLIMSLDRVKRGRGPVVVKTVAGTVLVMLISSVYNIMIIQKRWIDDEGAVVNPTDQVLLANHLLEATLMGASLFLAFMIDRLHHYIRELRIRRKTMEAIKNQSRGFEDGKAASSEEIKALEDQMTTLKLKLKDLESELETKSKEANAAETNAVALRKQSEGFLFEYDRLLEENQNLRNQLQSLDWRLSHSDFRTVYWNAEKTASSTYCAAKVLDFELLTKLSMGSSSCKSLLVLAAVSSIKRRKVRTDSDDNTSIIAGATRPFTSSAYSTEARRYEEEQRQEE from the exons atgCAACAGCTGTTGTTCACGGTGATGTTTTCAGAAATGGCATTGATAATGGTGTTATTGTTCAAGACACCATTAAGGAAGCTTTTGATCATGAGCCTTGATCGCGTCAAGCGTGGGCGTGGGCCCGTGGTGGTCAAAACGGTGGCGGGAACGGTGCTTGTAATGCTGATTTCGAGtgtttataatattatgataATCCAGAAGCGTTGGATCGATGATGAGGGAGCCGTGGTCAATCCCACGGACCAGGTGCTTTTGGCCAACCACCTCCTTGAAGCCACTCTAATGg GAGCCTCTCTTTTCCTTGCTTTCATGATAGACAGACTACATCATTATATTAGAGAACTCCGCATAAGAAGAAAGACCATGGAGGCCATTAAGAATCAAAGTCGAGGGTTTGAGGATGGGAAAGCTGCCAGCTCAGAGGAAATAAAAGCCTTGGAGGACCAGATGACTACACTGAAGTTAAAACTTAAGGACCTGGAATCTGAGCTTGAAACAAAGTCCAAGGAGGCAAATGCTGCAGAAACCAATGCAGTCGCTTTAAGGAAGCAATCCGAAGGATTCCTTTTTGAGTATGATCGTTTGCTTGAGGAGAACCAAAATTTGCGAAATCAATTGCAATCTTTGGACTGGAGGTTGTCACATTCAG ATTTCAGAACTGTGTACTGGAATGCAGAGAAAACTGCTTCTTCCACTTATTGCGCAGCAAAAGTTCTGGATTTTGAATTGTTAACAAAACTCAGTATGGGATCATCTTCATGCAAAAGCTTATTGGTGTTGGCTGCAGTGAGCAGCATCAAGCGAAGGAAAGTTAGAACTGACAGTGATGATAACACAAGCATTATTGCAGGTGCTACACGGCCTTTCACCTCCTCTGCATATTCAACAGAGGCCAGA AGATATGAAGAGGAACAAAGACAGGAAGAATAG
- the LOC107175445 gene encoding probable F-box protein At4g22030, whose translation MATIQASGIMFAAGLPSFYSPNARVSATMNAPKIRMMNPISLPKLSNKVFVEDNLDLKNGFKNETQNMEQHHDDDDHKLVAAKLFGIMEAVADRVEMHKSVGEQRNNWNHLFLSSINGISLTAAFMTGIAGTSSGSSLLALKLSSTILYAAATGMLALINRIQPSQLAEEQRNAERLFKLLHGELQTVLALGNPSDADVNEAMEKVLALDRAYPLPLLGTMLEKFPSRVEPAVWWPQQQIRRKRRLTVRKMNNGWDSKLEGQMRRIVEVIKEKDLDDYLRLANKALKLNKMLAVSGPLFSGLGAVASAFVDHHHGSSWAVIIGVVAGALASAVNTFQHGGQLGMVFEMYRGNAGFFKLMEETIESNVNESDVERRENGDLFEIKVALCLGRSLSELRNLAATSSENGEANNIEFASKLF comes from the coding sequence ATGGCAACGATTCAAGCTTCAGGCATCATGTTTGCAGCGGGCTTGCCTTCATTTTATAGCCCAAATGCAAGAGTTAGTGCGACAATGAATGCACCAAAAATTCGGATGATGAATCCCATTTCTCTTCCGAAACTTTCAAACAAGGTTTTCGTTGAGGATAATTTGGACTTGAAAAATGGTTTCAAGAATGAAACGCAAAATATGGAGCAACatcatgatgatgatgatcataaACTTGTGGCTGCAAAGTTGTTCGGAATCATGGAAGCTGTAGCTGATAGAGTGGAGATGCATAAGAGTGTTGGAGAGCAAAGAAATAACTGGAATCATCTGTTTTTGAGTTCCATTAATGGAATCAGTCTTACTGCAGCTTTCATGACAGGCATAGCAGGCACATCGTCGGGATCTTCTCTTTTGGCACTCAAGCTTTCTTCTACAATTCTTTATGCAGCAGCCACCGGGATGCTGGCGTTGATCAACAGGATTCAGCCATCACAACTGGCtgaagaacaaagaaatgCTGAAAGATTATTCAAGCTGCTGCACGGAGAGCTTCAAACAGTGCTAGCTCTTGGAAACCCTAGTGATGCTGATGTGAATGAAGCAATGGAAAAAGTTTTGGCTCTTGATAGAGCATACCCACTTCCCTTACTAGGCACCATGCTTGAGAAATTCCCGTCCAGGGTTGAACCAGCAGTGTGGTGGCCTCAGCAGCAAATTAGGCGAAAACGCCGGCTTACAGTGAGGAAGATGAACAATGGGTGGGATTCGAAGTTGGAGGGGCAAATGAGAAGAATTGTGGAGGTTATCAAGGAGAAGGATTTGGATGATTACTTGAGGTTGGCTAACAAAGCTTTGAAGCTTAACAAAATGTTGGCTGTTTCCGGTCCTTTGTTTTCTGGCCTTGGGGCCGTTGCTTCTGCTTTTGTGGATCATCATCATGGCTCATCATGGGCTGTGATTATAGGAGTTGTCGCAGGTGCTTTGGCTAGTGCTGTCAACACATTTCAACATGGTGGCCAGTTGGGGATGGTGTTTGAGATGTATCGTGGCAATGCCGGTTTCTTTAAACTTATGGAAGAAACTATAGAGTCTAACGTTAATGAGAGTGATGTCGAGAGGAGAGAAAATGGAGACTTGTTCGAAATTAAGGTGGCTTTATGCTTGGGAAGAAGTTTATCAGAACTCAGGAATCTTGCTGCAACTTCTTCAGAAAATGGGGAAGCAAATAATATAGAGTTTGCAAGCAAGCTCTTTTGA
- the LOC102623106 gene encoding uncharacterized protein LOC102623106 isoform X1, which yields MQQLLFTVMFSEMALIMVLLFKTPLRKLLIMSLDRVKRGRGPVVVKTVAGTVLVMLISSVYNIMIIQKRWIDDEGAVVNPTDQVLLANHLLEATLMGASLFLAFMIDRLHHYIRELRIRRKTMEAIKNQSRGFEDGKAASSEEIKALEDQMTTLKLKLKDLESELETKSKEANAAETNAVALRKQSEGFLFEYDRLLEENQNLRNQLQSLDWRLSHSDFRTVYWNAEKTASSTYCAAKVLDFELLTKLSMGSSSCKSLLVLAAVSSIKRRKVRTDSDDNTSIIAGATRPFTSSAYSTEARVRNVDVNEDMKRNKDRKNSIFDVVSNAPEIEFQAELPMLGAAKNNKKAGRSIEGKVLLPDKC from the exons atgCAACAGCTGTTGTTCACGGTGATGTTTTCAGAAATGGCATTGATAATGGTGTTATTGTTCAAGACACCATTAAGGAAGCTTTTGATCATGAGCCTTGATCGCGTCAAGCGTGGGCGTGGGCCCGTGGTGGTCAAAACGGTGGCGGGAACGGTGCTTGTAATGCTGATTTCGAGtgtttataatattatgataATCCAGAAGCGTTGGATCGATGATGAGGGAGCCGTGGTCAATCCCACGGACCAGGTGCTTTTGGCCAACCACCTCCTTGAAGCCACTCTAATGg GAGCCTCTCTTTTCCTTGCTTTCATGATAGACAGACTACATCATTATATTAGAGAACTCCGCATAAGAAGAAAGACCATGGAGGCCATTAAGAATCAAAGTCGAGGGTTTGAGGATGGGAAAGCTGCCAGCTCAGAGGAAATAAAAGCCTTGGAGGACCAGATGACTACACTGAAGTTAAAACTTAAGGACCTGGAATCTGAGCTTGAAACAAAGTCCAAGGAGGCAAATGCTGCAGAAACCAATGCAGTCGCTTTAAGGAAGCAATCCGAAGGATTCCTTTTTGAGTATGATCGTTTGCTTGAGGAGAACCAAAATTTGCGAAATCAATTGCAATCTTTGGACTGGAGGTTGTCACATTCAG ATTTCAGAACTGTGTACTGGAATGCAGAGAAAACTGCTTCTTCCACTTATTGCGCAGCAAAAGTTCTGGATTTTGAATTGTTAACAAAACTCAGTATGGGATCATCTTCATGCAAAAGCTTATTGGTGTTGGCTGCAGTGAGCAGCATCAAGCGAAGGAAAGTTAGAACTGACAGTGATGATAACACAAGCATTATTGCAGGTGCTACACGGCCTTTCACCTCCTCTGCATATTCAACAGAGGCCAGAGTAAGAAATGTTGATGTAAATGA AGATATGAAGAGGAACAAAGACAGGAAGAATAGCATCTTTGACGTGGTATCAAATGCTCCTGAAATTGAGTTCCAAGCTGAACTTCCCATGCTTGGTGCAGCAAAGAACAACAAGAAAGCTGGCCGGAGTATTGAAGGAAAGGTATTGCTGCCTGATAAATGCTGA
- the LOC102621823 gene encoding probable WRKY transcription factor 31 isoform X1 produces MDKGWGLTLDSDHPIVSNLNFFTSNKPKPSLARFRTNRDMAASGAADSASVRMFQLPASDNSNAPSSSDDNRVAVDEVDFFSDDKNRVSISDHREDDRNKTTNSVHIKKENSHDQLRHRTGLDVNTGLHLLTAANTGSDQSTVDDGVSSDHADEKRTKIELTQLQVELQQMNTENQRLRDMLSQVTNNYNALQMHIIALMQQQQENRRAPESNQAHEVVEGKDEGKKHDDQVMVPRQFIGLGPSAETDHEVSNCSSDEERTLSGTPPNIVEAASKEHVNSNGKNEIVSFDDQAAAAAAAENSNGKRIGREESPESETQGWGPNNKVQKLSSAKGIDQSNEATMRKARVSVRARSEAPMITDGCQWRKYGQKMAKGNPCPRAYYRCTMAVGCPVRKQVQRCAEDRTILITTYEGNHNHPLPPAAMAMASTTTAAASMLLSGSMSSADGIMNPNLLARAILPCSSSMATISASAPFPTVTLDLTHSPNPLQLQRQAAQFQVQFPGQPQNLASVTNTQLPQVFGQALYNQSKFSGLQLSQNIGSNSQSGSHQTLPPPLQQPQQLADTVSAATAAITADPNFTAALAAAITSIIGGAQNPFSNNSNNNNRSCIIFTNFFFQY; encoded by the exons atggaCAAAGGATGGGGTCTCACACTTGATTCTGATCATCCTATTGTTAGTAATCTGAATTTCTTCACAAGCAACAAGCCAAAGCCATCATTAGCAAGGTTTAGAACAAACCGTGACATGGCTGCTTCTGGTGCTGCTGACTCAGCTTCTGTCAGAATGTTTCAGCTTCCGGCCTCCGACAATAGTAATGCTCCCTCCTCGTCTGATGATAATCGGGTGGCTGTTGATGAAGTTGACTTCTTTTCCGATGACAAGAACAGGGTTTCTATCTCTGATCATCGTGAAGATGATCGTAACAAGACAACAAATTCTGTTCACATCAAGAAAGAGAATTCTCACGACCAACTTCGTCACAGAACTGGCTTGGATGTTAAT ACTGGCTTGCATCTACTTACTGCCGCTAACACTGGAAGCGATCAATCAACGGTTGATGATGGGGTTTCATCTGATCATGCGGACGAAAAACGAACAAAAATTGAg TTGACTCAATTGCAAGTGGAGCTGCAACAAATGAATACAGAAAATCAAAGGTTAAGAGACATGCTTAGCCAAGTAACTAACAATTACAATGCACTACAGATGCATATTATTGCATTAATGCAACAGCAGCAAGAAAATCGCCGAGCCCCTGAAAGCAACCAAGCGCATGAG GTTGTTGAAGGAAAAGATGAAGGCAAAAAGCACGATGACCAAGTAATGGTGCCTAGACAATTCATCGGTCTGGGGCCTTCCGCTGAGACTGATCACGAGGTTTCTAATTGTTCATCTGATGAGGAAAGAACTTTATCAGGAACCCCACCGAACATTGTTGAAGCTGCATCAAAGGAGCACGTTAATAGCAACGGTAAAAATGAGATAGTTTCTTTCGATGATcaagctgctgctgctgctgctgcagaGAACTCTAATGGCAAAAGAATTGGAAGAGAAGAGAGCCCGGAATCTGAAACACAGGGATGGGGCCCTAATAACAAAGTTCAAAAGTTGAGTTCTGCTAAAGGAATTGATCAGTCCAATGAGGCCACCATGAGAAAAGCCCGTGTCTCAGTTCGTGCTCGATCAGAAGCTCCCATG aTCACTGATGGATGTCAATGGAGAAAATATGGACAAAAAATGGCTAAAGGAAATCCTTGTCCTCGAGCTTATTATCGTTGCACAATGGCAGTTGGTTGCCCAGTTCGTAAGCAA GTTCAACGTTGTGCGGAAGATAGGACGATTTTGATAACAACTTATGAAGGCAATCACAATCATCCCTTACCTCCTGCTGCAATGGCAATGgcatcaacaacaacagctGCTGCTAGCATGTTACTTTCAGGATCAATGTCGAGTGCAGATGGGATAATGAACCCCAATTTGCTAGCCAGAGCTATTCTTCCTTGCTCATCAAGCATGGCTACGATTTCAGCTTCTGCCCCATTTCCTACAGTTACATTAGACCTTACTCATTCACCAAACCCTTTACAACTCCAAAGGCAAGCAGCTCAATTCCAAGTCCAATTTCCAGGCCAGCCACAAAATCTTGCCTCTGTCACAAACACTCAATTGCCTCAAGTTTTTGGTCAGGCCCTTtacaatcaatcaaaattcTCAGGTCTACAATTATCTCAAAATATTGGGTCTAATTCTCAATCGGGTAGCCATCAAACTCTACCTCCACCATTGCAACAACCGCAGCAGTTGGCTGACACTGTAAGTGCCGCCACGGCCGCCATCACAGCTGATCCAAACTTCACTGCAGCTCTTGCCGCCGCCATCACTTCCATTATTGGCGGTGCACAAAATCCTTTTAGCAACAACTCCAATAATAACAACAG GAGTTGCATTATCTttacaaatttcttcttccaatACTGA
- the LOC102623106 gene encoding uncharacterized protein LOC102623106 isoform X3: MQQLLFTVMFSEMALIMVLLFKTPLRKLLIMSLDRVKRGRGPVVVKTVAGTVLVMLISSVYNIMIIQKRWIDDEGAVVNPTDQVLLANHLLEATLMGASLFLAFMIDRLHHYIRELRIRRKTMEAIKNQSRGFEDGKAASSEEIKALEDQMTTLKLKLKDLESELETKSKEANAAETNAVALRKQSEGFLFEYDRLLEENQNLRNQLQSLDWRLSHSELCTGMQRKLLLPLIAQQKFWILNC; encoded by the exons atgCAACAGCTGTTGTTCACGGTGATGTTTTCAGAAATGGCATTGATAATGGTGTTATTGTTCAAGACACCATTAAGGAAGCTTTTGATCATGAGCCTTGATCGCGTCAAGCGTGGGCGTGGGCCCGTGGTGGTCAAAACGGTGGCGGGAACGGTGCTTGTAATGCTGATTTCGAGtgtttataatattatgataATCCAGAAGCGTTGGATCGATGATGAGGGAGCCGTGGTCAATCCCACGGACCAGGTGCTTTTGGCCAACCACCTCCTTGAAGCCACTCTAATGg GAGCCTCTCTTTTCCTTGCTTTCATGATAGACAGACTACATCATTATATTAGAGAACTCCGCATAAGAAGAAAGACCATGGAGGCCATTAAGAATCAAAGTCGAGGGTTTGAGGATGGGAAAGCTGCCAGCTCAGAGGAAATAAAAGCCTTGGAGGACCAGATGACTACACTGAAGTTAAAACTTAAGGACCTGGAATCTGAGCTTGAAACAAAGTCCAAGGAGGCAAATGCTGCAGAAACCAATGCAGTCGCTTTAAGGAAGCAATCCGAAGGATTCCTTTTTGAGTATGATCGTTTGCTTGAGGAGAACCAAAATTTGCGAAATCAATTGCAATCTTTGGACTGGAGGTTGTCACATTCAG AACTGTGTACTGGAATGCAGAGAAAACTGCTTCTTCCACTTATTGCGCAGCAAAAGTTCTGGATTTTGAATTGTTAA
- the LOC102621823 gene encoding probable WRKY transcription factor 31 isoform X2 — MDKGWGLTLDSDHPIVSNLNFFTSNKPKPSLARFRTNRDMAASGAADSASVRMFQLPASDNSNAPSSSDDNRVAVDEVDFFSDDKNRVSISDHREDDRNKTTNSVHIKKENSHDQLRHRTGLDVNTGLHLLTAANTGSDQSTVDDGVSSDHADEKRTKIELTQLQVELQQMNTENQRLRDMLSQVTNNYNALQMHIIALMQQQQENRRAPESNQAHEVVEGKDEGKKHDDQVMVPRQFIGLGPSAETDHEVSNCSSDEERTLSGTPPNIVEAASKEHVNSNGKNEIVSFDDQAAAAAAAENSNGKRIGREESPESETQGWGPNNKVQKLSSAKGIDQSNEATMRKARVSVRARSEAPMITDGCQWRKYGQKMAKGNPCPRAYYRCTMAVGCPVRKQVQRCAEDRTILITTYEGNHNHPLPPAAMAMASTTTAAASMLLSGSMSSADGIMNPNLLARAILPCSSSMATISASAPFPTVTLDLTHSPNPLQLQRQAAQFQVQFPGQPQNLASVTNTQLPQVFGQALYNQSKFSGLQLSQNIGSNSQSGSHQTLPPPLQQPQQLADTVSAATAAITADPNFTAALAAAITSIIGGAQNPFSNNSNNNNRQNERT; from the exons atggaCAAAGGATGGGGTCTCACACTTGATTCTGATCATCCTATTGTTAGTAATCTGAATTTCTTCACAAGCAACAAGCCAAAGCCATCATTAGCAAGGTTTAGAACAAACCGTGACATGGCTGCTTCTGGTGCTGCTGACTCAGCTTCTGTCAGAATGTTTCAGCTTCCGGCCTCCGACAATAGTAATGCTCCCTCCTCGTCTGATGATAATCGGGTGGCTGTTGATGAAGTTGACTTCTTTTCCGATGACAAGAACAGGGTTTCTATCTCTGATCATCGTGAAGATGATCGTAACAAGACAACAAATTCTGTTCACATCAAGAAAGAGAATTCTCACGACCAACTTCGTCACAGAACTGGCTTGGATGTTAAT ACTGGCTTGCATCTACTTACTGCCGCTAACACTGGAAGCGATCAATCAACGGTTGATGATGGGGTTTCATCTGATCATGCGGACGAAAAACGAACAAAAATTGAg TTGACTCAATTGCAAGTGGAGCTGCAACAAATGAATACAGAAAATCAAAGGTTAAGAGACATGCTTAGCCAAGTAACTAACAATTACAATGCACTACAGATGCATATTATTGCATTAATGCAACAGCAGCAAGAAAATCGCCGAGCCCCTGAAAGCAACCAAGCGCATGAG GTTGTTGAAGGAAAAGATGAAGGCAAAAAGCACGATGACCAAGTAATGGTGCCTAGACAATTCATCGGTCTGGGGCCTTCCGCTGAGACTGATCACGAGGTTTCTAATTGTTCATCTGATGAGGAAAGAACTTTATCAGGAACCCCACCGAACATTGTTGAAGCTGCATCAAAGGAGCACGTTAATAGCAACGGTAAAAATGAGATAGTTTCTTTCGATGATcaagctgctgctgctgctgctgcagaGAACTCTAATGGCAAAAGAATTGGAAGAGAAGAGAGCCCGGAATCTGAAACACAGGGATGGGGCCCTAATAACAAAGTTCAAAAGTTGAGTTCTGCTAAAGGAATTGATCAGTCCAATGAGGCCACCATGAGAAAAGCCCGTGTCTCAGTTCGTGCTCGATCAGAAGCTCCCATG aTCACTGATGGATGTCAATGGAGAAAATATGGACAAAAAATGGCTAAAGGAAATCCTTGTCCTCGAGCTTATTATCGTTGCACAATGGCAGTTGGTTGCCCAGTTCGTAAGCAA GTTCAACGTTGTGCGGAAGATAGGACGATTTTGATAACAACTTATGAAGGCAATCACAATCATCCCTTACCTCCTGCTGCAATGGCAATGgcatcaacaacaacagctGCTGCTAGCATGTTACTTTCAGGATCAATGTCGAGTGCAGATGGGATAATGAACCCCAATTTGCTAGCCAGAGCTATTCTTCCTTGCTCATCAAGCATGGCTACGATTTCAGCTTCTGCCCCATTTCCTACAGTTACATTAGACCTTACTCATTCACCAAACCCTTTACAACTCCAAAGGCAAGCAGCTCAATTCCAAGTCCAATTTCCAGGCCAGCCACAAAATCTTGCCTCTGTCACAAACACTCAATTGCCTCAAGTTTTTGGTCAGGCCCTTtacaatcaatcaaaattcTCAGGTCTACAATTATCTCAAAATATTGGGTCTAATTCTCAATCGGGTAGCCATCAAACTCTACCTCCACCATTGCAACAACCGCAGCAGTTGGCTGACACTGTAAGTGCCGCCACGGCCGCCATCACAGCTGATCCAAACTTCACTGCAGCTCTTGCCGCCGCCATCACTTCCATTATTGGCGGTGCACAAAATCCTTTTAGCAACAACTCCAATAATAACAACAG ACAAAATGAGCGTACTTAA